The following are encoded in a window of Miltoncostaea marina genomic DNA:
- a CDS encoding protoporphyrinogen/coproporphyrinogen oxidase — MATFDAVVLGAGPAGLGAGLALARAGARPLVVDPADEVGGLCVTRRRDGFAYDVGGHIPFVRDPARRAWLESLLGDELVWVGRPVSCVIDGAIRRGRYLDQRPGGGGDGRVWHGAAGEGTARGELAARFGGPFVDRVMRPYLEKVDGVPLERIPAERARRLLEDQAAPDGFVFPARGIGQLMDAMAGAAVAAGAEVRLGTRVTRIEVPDGALAAVALAGPRGEEVVEVRQAVVAMPAAAAARMLTPAPPGATTRGVRMRAVCIVYLALDRERLTDEPWIQVDHPAVPFARMFEPRNWSDALAPPGRTILGLECYCQAEAGDPVWSLGDTELGRLCAAALADPLGLLDDPAAARPVEVLRVARAYPMADAGQMAAVRAPAEWLADLNGVHLAPGAAVIEAVEGGERAAAAILAGIRGPEVPEDPATTLP, encoded by the coding sequence GTGGCAACGTTCGACGCCGTCGTGCTGGGCGCGGGGCCCGCGGGACTCGGCGCGGGGCTCGCCCTCGCGCGCGCGGGCGCCCGCCCCCTCGTGGTCGACCCGGCCGACGAGGTCGGCGGCCTCTGCGTCACCCGCCGCCGCGACGGGTTCGCCTACGACGTCGGCGGCCACATCCCGTTCGTGCGCGACCCGGCCCGGCGGGCCTGGCTCGAGTCGCTGCTCGGCGACGAGCTCGTGTGGGTGGGCCGGCCGGTCTCCTGCGTCATCGACGGCGCCATCCGGCGCGGCCGCTACCTCGACCAGCGGCCCGGCGGCGGCGGCGACGGCCGCGTGTGGCACGGGGCGGCGGGCGAGGGCACGGCGCGCGGCGAGCTCGCGGCCCGCTTCGGCGGGCCGTTCGTCGACCGGGTCATGCGGCCCTACCTCGAGAAGGTCGACGGCGTGCCGCTCGAGCGCATCCCCGCCGAGCGCGCCCGCCGGCTGCTCGAGGACCAGGCGGCCCCGGACGGCTTCGTCTTCCCCGCCCGCGGCATCGGCCAGCTGATGGACGCCATGGCCGGCGCCGCCGTCGCCGCCGGCGCGGAGGTGCGCCTGGGCACGCGGGTGACGCGCATCGAGGTGCCGGACGGGGCGCTCGCCGCCGTCGCCCTGGCCGGGCCCCGCGGCGAGGAGGTCGTGGAGGTGCGCCAGGCGGTCGTCGCCATGCCCGCCGCGGCGGCCGCCCGGATGCTGACGCCCGCCCCGCCCGGCGCCACCACGCGGGGCGTGCGCATGCGCGCCGTCTGCATCGTCTACCTCGCCCTCGACCGCGAGCGCCTGACCGACGAGCCCTGGATCCAGGTCGACCACCCCGCGGTGCCGTTCGCCCGCATGTTCGAGCCGCGCAACTGGAGCGACGCGCTGGCGCCGCCGGGGCGGACGATCCTCGGCCTGGAGTGCTACTGCCAGGCCGAGGCCGGCGACCCGGTCTGGAGCCTCGGCGACACGGAGCTCGGGCGCCTGTGCGCGGCGGCGCTGGCCGACCCGCTCGGCCTGCTGGACGACCCGGCCGCCGCCCGGCCGGTCGAGGTGCTGCGCGTGGCGCGCGCGTACCCCATGGCCGACGCCGGCCAGATGGCGGCGGTGCGCGCGCCGGCCGAGTGGCTGGCGGACCTCAACGGAGTGCACCTGGCGCCGGGCGCGGCCGTGATCGAGGCCGTCGAGGGCGGCGAGCGGGCCGCGGCGGCGATCCTCGCCGGCATCCGCGGGCCGGAGGTCCCGGAGGACCCGGCCACCACGCTGCCCTGA
- a CDS encoding heme o synthase, whose amino-acid sequence MTTRAVPAAAAARPLAVVGDYVRLTKPRIISLLLVTTAGAMFVAAAGVPDGWLLVWTMIGGYLAAGGANAINHYVDRDIDGRMSRTTERPVVAGRVPPARALAFGVALGALSALVLGLAANWLTAALALLGLVLYVGLYTLWLKRTSVHNIAIGGSAGAVPPLVGWAAVTGEVGLSAWLLFAIVFYWTPPHFWALALLLRRDYAAAGVPMLPVVAGDRETKRQILLWTVVMVAVTLLPVASGAAGAFYLVAALVLGGIFLVLAALLARAPELEWARATFHYSLLYLALVFVALVIDAA is encoded by the coding sequence GTGACGACCCGCGCAGTGCCCGCCGCCGCCGCGGCCCGCCCGCTCGCCGTGGTCGGCGACTACGTGCGCCTGACGAAGCCGCGCATCATCTCGCTGCTGCTGGTGACGACCGCCGGCGCGATGTTCGTGGCCGCCGCGGGCGTGCCCGACGGCTGGCTCCTGGTCTGGACCATGATCGGCGGCTACCTGGCCGCGGGCGGCGCCAACGCCATCAACCACTACGTCGACCGCGACATCGACGGGCGCATGAGCCGCACCACCGAGCGCCCGGTGGTCGCCGGGCGCGTGCCGCCGGCGCGGGCGCTGGCCTTCGGCGTGGCCCTCGGCGCGCTCAGCGCGCTCGTGCTCGGCCTGGCCGCCAACTGGCTGACGGCCGCCCTCGCGCTGCTCGGCCTGGTGCTCTACGTGGGGCTCTACACGCTGTGGCTCAAGCGCACCTCGGTCCACAACATCGCGATCGGCGGCTCCGCGGGGGCCGTGCCGCCCCTGGTGGGCTGGGCGGCGGTGACGGGCGAGGTGGGCCTGTCGGCGTGGCTGCTGTTCGCGATCGTCTTCTACTGGACGCCCCCGCACTTCTGGGCGCTCGCCCTGCTGCTGCGGCGCGACTACGCGGCCGCCGGGGTGCCGATGCTCCCGGTGGTGGCGGGCGACCGCGAGACCAAGCGGCAGATCCTGCTGTGGACCGTCGTGATGGTCGCGGTCACGCTCCTGCCGGTCGCCTCGGGCGCGGCCGGGGCCTTCTACCTGGTCGCCGCGCTCGTGCTGGGCGGCATCTTCCTCGTGCTGGCCGCGCTGCTGGCGCGCGCGCCGGAGCTCGAGTGGGCCCGCGCGACCTTCCACTACTCGCTGCTCTACCTGGCGCTCGTCTTCGTCGCGCTGGTCATCGACGCGGCCTGA
- a CDS encoding MFS transporter yields MGRRAGRGPSFLLSPLGIVFTTVVIDLIGFGIVLPILPLWAEEFGASPVEIGVITASYAVMQLIFAPVWGRLSDRHGRRPVILISLAGSALAALAIGLAGTLLVIFLARVLQGVAGASYAAAQAYVADVTSRAERAKGMGMIGAAFGIGFVLGPAIGALFSSIDDRLPFFVAAGLAAANLLIAYRRLPESRRPGATEAPAPRLALVRRALSARELAPLVWISFVATFAFVGMESTFALFGERRFDYDMTQMALLFTYIGVVTAVAQGWAVARVVARWGERRVMIGGLLGTAAGLLGVAAAEDLWLLLPALGVLSLAAGLVFSTTTALISLAASEREQGLVLGVSASVGGAARIAGPLAATALFQHAGIAVPLVMGAALFALCAAGAVRAAPRPALSASQ; encoded by the coding sequence ATGGGACGCCGGGCCGGGCGCGGGCCGTCCTTCCTCCTCTCGCCGCTCGGGATCGTCTTCACGACGGTCGTGATCGACCTGATCGGGTTCGGCATCGTGCTGCCGATCCTGCCGCTGTGGGCGGAGGAGTTCGGCGCCTCGCCGGTGGAGATCGGGGTCATCACCGCCTCGTACGCGGTGATGCAGCTGATCTTCGCCCCCGTCTGGGGCCGGCTCTCGGACCGCCACGGCCGGCGGCCGGTGATCCTCATCTCGCTGGCCGGCAGCGCGCTGGCGGCGCTGGCGATCGGCCTGGCGGGCACGCTGCTCGTGATCTTCCTCGCGCGCGTGCTCCAGGGGGTGGCGGGCGCCTCGTACGCGGCGGCGCAGGCCTACGTCGCCGACGTCACCAGCCGCGCCGAGCGGGCGAAGGGCATGGGGATGATCGGCGCCGCGTTCGGCATCGGCTTCGTGCTGGGCCCGGCGATCGGGGCGCTCTTCTCGTCGATCGACGACCGGCTGCCCTTCTTCGTGGCCGCCGGCCTGGCCGCGGCCAACCTGCTGATCGCGTACCGGCGCCTGCCCGAGTCGCGCCGCCCGGGCGCGACCGAGGCGCCGGCCCCGCGGCTGGCCCTCGTCCGCCGCGCGCTGAGCGCCCGCGAGCTGGCCCCGCTCGTGTGGATCTCGTTCGTCGCCACGTTCGCCTTCGTCGGCATGGAGTCCACGTTCGCGCTCTTCGGCGAGCGGCGCTTCGACTACGACATGACCCAGATGGCGCTGCTGTTCACCTACATCGGGGTGGTCACCGCGGTCGCCCAGGGCTGGGCGGTGGCGCGCGTCGTGGCCCGGTGGGGCGAGCGGCGGGTGATGATCGGCGGGCTGCTCGGCACTGCGGCCGGCCTGCTCGGGGTGGCCGCGGCCGAGGACCTCTGGCTGCTGCTGCCCGCCCTCGGGGTGCTGTCGCTCGCGGCCGGGCTGGTCTTCTCCACGACCACCGCGCTCATCTCCCTGGCCGCCAGCGAGCGCGAGCAGGGGCTCGTGCTGGGGGTGTCGGCCTCCGTCGGCGGGGCGGCCCGCATCGCGGGGCCGCTGGCGGCGACGGCGCTGTTCCAGCACGCGGGCATCGCCGTGCCGCTGGTCATGGGCGCCGCGCTGTTCGCCCTGTGCGCCGCCGGCGCGGTGCGCGCCGCGCCCCGCCCCGCCCTCAGCGCCAGTCAGTGA
- a CDS encoding OsmC family protein, whose product MDIRSMQAPLKEGYRADPASSRITLSASAGGAGSPVRCSVEVGRAVHAAEAHPGVGGPGAAACSGDLLLGALAACAQVTCQMVAAAMELPVRGVAVTAEGDLDLQGTLGTRRDVPVGFAAIRLRFELDAPELDEAARRSLVAKTERYCVVMQTLVAPPRLLTDWR is encoded by the coding sequence GTGGACATCCGATCGATGCAGGCGCCCCTGAAGGAGGGCTACCGGGCCGACCCGGCGAGCTCGCGCATCACCCTGTCGGCGAGCGCCGGCGGGGCCGGGTCGCCCGTGCGCTGCTCGGTGGAGGTGGGCCGGGCGGTCCACGCCGCCGAGGCGCACCCGGGCGTGGGCGGGCCGGGGGCGGCGGCCTGCTCTGGCGACCTGCTGCTCGGCGCGCTCGCGGCCTGCGCGCAGGTGACCTGCCAGATGGTCGCCGCGGCGATGGAGCTGCCGGTGCGCGGCGTGGCCGTCACCGCGGAGGGCGACCTGGACCTGCAGGGCACGCTCGGCACCCGGCGCGACGTGCCGGTGGGGTTCGCGGCGATCCGGCTGCGGTTCGAGCTCGACGCGCCGGAGCTGGACGAGGCGGCCCGCCGGTCCCTCGTCGCGAAGACGGAGCGCTACTGCGTGGTGATGCAGACGCTCGTGGCGCCGCCGCGGCTGCTCACTGACTGGCGCTGA
- the coxB gene encoding cytochrome c oxidase subunit II, whose translation MLKSRHTIPLLVIALVVGAICVGVALLIDWVPAQAAEQAETVDALTWFVIWVSIGIFTIVTSVLIYCVWRFRAPADEDEDGPPTHGNTQLEVIWTVIPVVLLAVVATWAYLVLSDNEALAQDRLVVDVTAEQFAWTFTNTEPGDPGTGVASSGDLRIPVGRQVELRMRSRDVIHSFYVAEFRVKQDVVPGITTRLIVDPTRTGTYQIICAELCGVGHGVMRSRVIVMEQADYDAWLETARREAQRGPAPAQPESATPPAGSQEGPPASVDAGAAPAAS comes from the coding sequence GTGCTGAAGAGCCGACACACCATCCCGCTGCTCGTCATCGCCCTCGTCGTGGGGGCCATCTGCGTGGGCGTCGCCCTCCTCATCGACTGGGTCCCCGCGCAGGCCGCGGAGCAGGCCGAGACGGTCGACGCCCTCACCTGGTTCGTCATCTGGGTCTCGATCGGCATCTTCACGATCGTCACCTCGGTGCTCATCTACTGCGTCTGGCGCTTCCGCGCGCCGGCGGACGAGGACGAGGACGGCCCGCCGACCCACGGCAACACGCAGCTCGAGGTCATCTGGACCGTCATCCCCGTGGTGCTCCTCGCCGTCGTCGCCACCTGGGCGTACCTGGTGCTCTCGGACAACGAGGCCCTGGCGCAGGATCGCCTCGTGGTCGACGTCACCGCCGAGCAGTTCGCGTGGACCTTCACCAACACCGAGCCGGGCGACCCCGGCACGGGCGTCGCCTCCTCGGGCGACCTGCGCATCCCGGTCGGCCGCCAGGTCGAGCTGCGGATGCGCTCGCGCGACGTCATCCACTCCTTCTACGTCGCGGAGTTCCGGGTCAAGCAGGACGTGGTGCCCGGCATCACGACCCGGCTCATCGTGGACCCCACCCGCACGGGGACCTACCAGATCATCTGCGCCGAGCTCTGCGGCGTCGGCCACGGCGTCATGCGCTCGCGGGTGATCGTCATGGAGCAGGCCGACTACGACGCCTGGCTCGAGACGGCGCGCCGCGAGGCCCAGCGGGGGCCCGCCCCGGCGCAGCCCGAGTCGGCGACCCCGCCCGCCGGGTCGCAGGAGGGCCCGCCCGCGTCGGTCGACGCCGGCGCCGCGCCCGCCGCGTCCTGA
- the ctaD gene encoding cytochrome c oxidase subunit I: MATHAPTHSHSHSHAHHMDPRPLSYWWKRAALWTIGAGVAAVAVVYLLRLAFGNDPLWEPQVYYATVAGAMSVAFTIGIGCWDYWFRWMTGRRVDPEDHSLHGAESWKDYFKANTDHKVIGIQYMVAVFFFFAVAGIFALLIRAELADPGQTVGDAETFNGIFSVHAALMIFLFIIPAFVGLSNYVLPIMIGAKDMAFPRLNALSLWLLIPGGIMLAVSPAFGAFAAGWTAYTPLANQGGTGATLFNIGVQVVGASSIMGAINFLVTIFTMRAPGMTVWRMPLLVWAQATTSALVVFGTPFIAGSQFMTMFDRIMGTNFFDPTGGGDVIMYQHVFWFYSHPAVYIMILPGFGIISEVVATHARKPIFGYRAIAFSTVAIAVLGFGVWAHHMFVSGMAAWLRVPMMITTIIIAVPTGVKVFSWLGTLWQGRIHLRTPMLFALGFITTFVIGGLSGVMLGTIPVDIQVTDTYFVVAHIHYVFVGGSLFTILAGVHHWFPKMTGKMYNERLGVLSFWLMYIGFNATFLPMHWLGLQGMPRRVATYDERFEGLNAFISAASLLMGVAALVFVYNMVTSWRSGPAAPWNPWRGRSLEWLVSSPPSLFNFEATPQVVGGPYQYGVPGARHAVVFAPEEIGGELTETEKRTILVIARETVTSSVLIAELRRRAAEGLWRYTIAIPVEAGDRRAHERRLQATLSVLAESGIDASGLVVEGDPFAAYRAVSTDEDVHEVILSTFPTGVSGWMAEDMVDRLRKHTGVGISRVVVSPQEARAPLAQAGVTRLAVIADAGVGEGVVDALRDAADRSPVAAILLAPMNIQGPGWTDDAEEQRTAAVARVRDVLDRLAAAGIQAGGEVIDGDAAEAARVAVREYEAQEILLVAARGGRLESEDALGGVRSAAGDVPVERIVVDAEAPASPSGT, translated from the coding sequence ATGGCAACCCACGCACCCACGCACTCGCACAGCCACTCGCACGCGCACCACATGGACCCGCGCCCGCTCTCCTACTGGTGGAAGCGGGCCGCGCTGTGGACGATCGGCGCCGGGGTCGCCGCCGTCGCCGTGGTCTACCTGCTCCGGCTGGCGTTCGGCAACGACCCGCTGTGGGAGCCGCAGGTCTACTACGCGACCGTCGCGGGCGCGATGTCCGTCGCGTTCACGATCGGCATCGGGTGCTGGGACTACTGGTTCCGCTGGATGACCGGTCGCCGCGTCGACCCCGAGGACCACTCGCTCCACGGCGCCGAGTCGTGGAAGGACTACTTCAAGGCGAACACGGACCACAAGGTCATCGGCATCCAGTACATGGTCGCCGTGTTCTTCTTCTTCGCGGTGGCGGGCATCTTCGCCCTCCTCATCCGCGCGGAGCTCGCCGACCCCGGCCAGACCGTGGGCGACGCCGAGACCTTCAACGGCATCTTCAGCGTGCACGCCGCGCTGATGATCTTCCTGTTCATCATCCCGGCGTTCGTCGGCCTCTCGAACTACGTCCTGCCGATCATGATCGGCGCGAAGGACATGGCGTTCCCGCGCCTCAACGCGCTGTCGCTGTGGCTGCTGATCCCCGGCGGCATCATGCTCGCCGTCAGCCCGGCCTTCGGCGCGTTCGCCGCCGGCTGGACCGCCTACACGCCGCTCGCCAACCAGGGCGGCACCGGTGCGACGCTCTTCAACATCGGCGTGCAGGTGGTCGGCGCCAGCTCGATCATGGGCGCGATCAACTTCCTGGTGACCATCTTCACCATGCGCGCCCCGGGCATGACCGTGTGGCGCATGCCGCTGCTGGTCTGGGCCCAGGCGACGACGTCGGCCCTCGTGGTCTTCGGCACGCCGTTCATCGCCGGGTCGCAGTTCATGACCATGTTCGACCGGATCATGGGGACGAACTTCTTCGACCCCACGGGCGGCGGCGACGTGATCATGTACCAGCACGTCTTCTGGTTCTACTCGCACCCGGCCGTGTACATCATGATCCTGCCCGGCTTCGGGATCATCAGCGAGGTCGTGGCGACCCACGCGCGCAAGCCGATCTTCGGCTACCGGGCCATCGCCTTCTCGACCGTCGCGATCGCGGTGCTCGGCTTCGGCGTGTGGGCGCACCACATGTTCGTGAGCGGCATGGCCGCCTGGCTGCGCGTGCCCATGATGATCACCACGATCATCATCGCGGTGCCGACCGGCGTGAAGGTCTTCTCCTGGCTCGGCACGTTGTGGCAGGGACGCATCCATCTGCGCACGCCCATGCTCTTCGCCCTGGGCTTCATCACGACCTTCGTGATCGGCGGCCTGTCGGGCGTCATGCTCGGGACCATCCCCGTGGACATCCAGGTGACCGACACGTACTTCGTGGTCGCCCACATCCACTACGTGTTCGTCGGCGGCAGCCTCTTCACGATCCTCGCCGGCGTGCACCACTGGTTCCCCAAGATGACCGGCAAGATGTACAACGAGCGGCTCGGCGTCCTGTCGTTCTGGCTCATGTACATCGGCTTCAACGCAACCTTCCTGCCGATGCACTGGCTCGGCCTGCAGGGCATGCCGCGCCGCGTGGCGACGTACGACGAGCGCTTCGAGGGCCTCAACGCATTCATCAGCGCGGCCTCCCTGCTCATGGGCGTCGCGGCCCTGGTCTTCGTCTACAACATGGTCACGTCGTGGCGCTCCGGCCCCGCGGCCCCGTGGAACCCGTGGCGCGGCCGCTCGCTCGAGTGGCTGGTCTCCTCGCCGCCGTCGCTGTTCAACTTCGAGGCGACGCCGCAGGTGGTCGGCGGCCCGTACCAGTACGGCGTCCCCGGCGCGCGCCACGCGGTCGTGTTCGCCCCCGAGGAGATCGGCGGCGAGCTCACCGAGACCGAGAAGCGCACGATCCTGGTGATCGCCCGCGAGACCGTGACCTCGTCCGTGCTCATCGCCGAGCTGCGCCGGCGCGCCGCCGAGGGCCTGTGGCGGTACACGATCGCCATCCCCGTGGAGGCCGGCGACCGCCGCGCCCACGAGCGGCGCCTGCAGGCGACCCTCTCGGTGCTCGCCGAGTCCGGCATCGACGCCAGCGGGCTCGTCGTCGAGGGCGACCCGTTCGCGGCCTACCGCGCGGTCAGCACCGACGAGGACGTCCACGAGGTGATCCTCTCCACGTTCCCGACCGGCGTCTCCGGCTGGATGGCCGAGGACATGGTCGACCGCCTCCGCAAGCACACCGGCGTCGGCATCAGCCGCGTGGTGGTCTCGCCGCAGGAGGCGCGCGCGCCGCTGGCGCAGGCCGGCGTCACCCGCCTGGCCGTCATCGCCGACGCAGGCGTGGGCGAGGGCGTCGTGGACGCGCTGCGCGACGCCGCCGACCGCTCGCCGGTCGCCGCGATCCTGCTCGCGCCCATGAACATCCAGGGCCCGGGCTGGACGGACGACGCCGAGGAGCAGCGGACCGCCGCGGTCGCCCGCGTGCGCGACGTGCTCGACCGCCTGGCCGCCGCCGGCATCCAGGCGGGCGGCGAGGTCATCGACGGCGACGCCGCCGAGGCCGCGCGCGTCGCGGTCCGTGAGTACGAGGCGCAGGAGATCCTGCTCGTGGCCGCCCGCGGCGGCCGCCTCGAGTCCGAGGACGCCCTGGGCGGCGTCCGGTCCGCGGCCGGCGACGTGCCGGTGGAGCGGATCGTCGTCGACGCGGAGGCCCCCGCCTCCCCGTCCGGGACCTAG
- a CDS encoding cytochrome c oxidase subunit 3 translates to MATVEPGMGADSRTLTPPPSRGSQMSMGMLSMIFFIGSEIMLFGSLFAGYFFVRFNVADEWPPRNAAGEPFELPILLTGLNTAILVASSFTVHWGEHRLRHYNDRKGLERALWVTLLLGGTFLIIQINEYVHLGFTPQDQAFGSAFYTLTGFHGLHVFVGFTLLSLCLIRVKRAHDFSAGWFTPLGAAVLYWHFVDVVWILLFVLVYLI, encoded by the coding sequence TTGGCAACGGTCGAGCCCGGAATGGGCGCGGACTCGCGCACGCTCACGCCGCCGCCCTCGCGCGGCAGCCAGATGAGCATGGGCATGCTCTCGATGATCTTCTTCATCGGGTCCGAGATCATGCTGTTCGGCTCGCTGTTCGCGGGCTACTTCTTCGTCCGCTTCAACGTGGCCGACGAGTGGCCGCCGCGCAACGCCGCCGGCGAGCCGTTCGAGCTGCCGATCCTGCTCACCGGGCTCAACACCGCGATCCTGGTCGCGTCGTCGTTCACCGTGCACTGGGGCGAGCACCGGCTGCGCCACTACAACGACCGCAAGGGCCTCGAGCGCGCCCTCTGGGTGACGCTCCTGCTCGGCGGCACGTTCCTGATCATCCAGATCAACGAGTACGTGCACCTCGGCTTCACGCCGCAGGACCAGGCCTTCGGCTCGGCGTTCTACACGCTGACCGGCTTCCACGGGCTCCACGTCTTCGTCGGGTTCACGCTCCTCTCCCTCTGCCTCATCCGGGTGAAGCGGGCGCACGACTTCTCGGCCGGCTGGTTCACCCCGCTCGGTGCGGCGGTGCTCTACTGGCACTTCGTCGACGTGGTCTGGATCCTGCTGTTCGTCCTCGTGTACCTGATTTGA
- a CDS encoding c-type cytochrome, translated as MRVGRLGAVLAVCAGLAVAAGCGSAEDFSTADVENGKTQFANLCSSCHTLDDSGRPPSQVGPNLDDAFRASRQVGMHEDQFAGVVHRWIREAQPPMPRNLVEGQDAIDVAAYVAQVAGQSEESAVQPPVTTPEVPEQSRYKKPDDEQ; from the coding sequence ATGCGCGTCGGCCGTCTTGGGGCCGTCCTGGCGGTGTGCGCCGGCCTGGCCGTCGCGGCGGGGTGCGGCAGCGCCGAGGACTTCAGCACCGCCGACGTCGAGAACGGCAAGACGCAGTTCGCGAACCTGTGCTCGAGCTGCCACACGCTCGACGACTCGGGCCGCCCGCCGTCGCAGGTGGGGCCGAACCTCGACGACGCCTTCCGCGCCTCGCGCCAGGTCGGCATGCACGAGGACCAGTTCGCCGGGGTCGTGCACCGCTGGATCCGCGAGGCCCAGCCTCCGATGCCGCGCAACCTGGTCGAGGGCCAGGACGCCATCGACGTGGCCGCGTACGTCGCCCAGGTCGCCGGGCAGTCGGAGGAGAGCGCGGTGCAGCCGCCCGTGACCACCCCCGAGGTCCCCGAGCAGTCGCGCTACAAGAAGCCCGACGACGAGCAGTAG
- a CDS encoding SDR family NAD(P)-dependent oxidoreductase — MSGRLQGTRIVVTGASRGLGRALAEAFAAEGAALVVTATTAARADAAAARVRDAGGQAHGVALDLADPVAIEAASAQAIGALGRVDVLVNNASLLGVRAALAEYPADVWDAVLAVNLTGTLALTRALLPGIAHGGAVVNVSSGAAGRAGWGAYGVSKLALEGATAMLREELADRAIRCVAVNPGGLRTSMRAAAYPREDPATVPHPSSVVAPFLAIAEGADPGPRIDAPQWRP; from the coding sequence GTGAGCGGCCGCCTGCAGGGCACCAGGATCGTCGTCACCGGGGCCTCCCGCGGCCTCGGGCGTGCGCTGGCCGAGGCGTTCGCCGCGGAGGGTGCCGCGCTCGTGGTCACGGCGACCACCGCTGCGCGCGCCGACGCCGCCGCCGCGCGGGTGCGCGATGCCGGCGGTCAGGCCCACGGGGTCGCGCTCGACCTGGCCGACCCCGTCGCGATCGAGGCCGCCTCCGCCCAGGCGATCGGCGCGCTCGGCCGGGTGGACGTGCTGGTCAACAACGCGAGCCTGCTGGGGGTGCGCGCCGCGCTGGCCGAGTACCCCGCCGACGTCTGGGACGCGGTGCTGGCCGTCAACCTGACCGGCACGCTCGCGCTCACGCGGGCGCTCCTACCGGGCATCGCGCACGGGGGCGCCGTCGTCAACGTGTCGTCCGGCGCCGCCGGCCGGGCGGGATGGGGGGCGTACGGGGTGTCGAAGCTCGCGCTGGAGGGCGCCACCGCGATGCTGCGCGAGGAGCTCGCCGACCGGGCGATCCGGTGCGTGGCCGTCAACCCCGGCGGGCTGCGCACGTCGATGCGCGCGGCCGCGTACCCCCGGGAGGACCCGGCGACCGTGCCGCACCCGTCGAGCGTCGTCGCCCCGTTCCTCGCCATCGCCGAGGGCGCCGACCCGGGCCCGCGGATCGACGCCCCGCAGTGGCGCCCCTGA
- a CDS encoding M15 family metallopeptidase, whose amino-acid sequence MAPLRPLPPLAPADGWREVPIEPRDEPLVRVADIGGRVRDEPRYLAAGLPGAMRGGWVREGVAERLRAAAEGLPDGLSLVVWDGYRTIETQAAIYDAYLAELVAVHPDWPVDALEEAASRFVTPPSRSHLAPPPHLTGGAVDVTLGDGDGRPLDLGTDFDAFVPEAAARALEDVPGGARDLRRVLFWALAEQGFTAYREEWWHFDHGDQFWGLVTGRPAFYAGAGNPEG is encoded by the coding sequence GTGGCGCCCCTGAGGCCGCTGCCGCCGCTCGCGCCGGCCGACGGCTGGCGCGAGGTGCCGATCGAACCGCGCGACGAGCCGCTCGTGCGCGTGGCCGACATCGGTGGCCGGGTGCGCGACGAGCCCCGCTACCTGGCGGCCGGGCTCCCCGGCGCGATGCGCGGCGGCTGGGTGCGCGAGGGCGTCGCCGAGCGCCTGCGCGCCGCCGCCGAGGGGCTGCCCGACGGGCTGTCGCTCGTCGTCTGGGACGGCTACCGCACGATCGAGACCCAGGCGGCCATCTACGACGCCTACCTCGCCGAGCTGGTCGCGGTGCACCCCGACTGGCCGGTCGACGCCCTCGAGGAGGCGGCGTCACGATTCGTGACCCCGCCGTCGCGCTCGCACCTCGCGCCGCCGCCGCACCTCACCGGCGGGGCGGTGGACGTGACCCTCGGCGATGGCGACGGCCGCCCCCTCGACCTCGGCACCGACTTCGACGCCTTCGTCCCGGAGGCCGCCGCCCGCGCCCTGGAGGACGTCCCCGGCGGCGCGCGCGACCTCCGCCGGGTGCTGTTCTGGGCGCTGGCCGAGCAGGGGTTCACGGCGTACCGGGAGGAGTGGTGGCACTTCGACCACGGCGACCAGTTCTGGGGGCTCGTCACCGGCCGGCCGGCGTTCTACGCCGGGGCCGGGAACCCGGAGGGGTAG